In Pasteurella multocida subsp. multocida OH4807, a genomic segment contains:
- a CDS encoding protein DacA (COG1686 D-alanyl-D-alanine carboxypeptidase), translated as MFKKVVKNTPIIFAASLFIAPVAFAQEINHNIAAPQLNAQTFILMDYHSGAVLASLNPDQRQYPASLTKMMTSYVVGDALKQGRIHHNDMVTIGESAWGKNFPGSSKMFLNLNQQVSVSDLNRGVIIVSGNDASVAIAEHVAGSVPAFVSAMNKYVTQFGLKNTHFTTVHGLDDENQYSSARDMAIIGARLIHDLPDEYRIYAEKDFTFNKIKQNNRNGLLWDKTLQVDGIKTGHTDKAGYNLVSSAVNGNSMRLISVVMGVPTIKGREVETKKLLQWGFANFDTLKTLEAGKAVSEQAVYYGNSSNVTLGVLEDRFITIPKGKQTDLKARYELQTKYLKAPLAKGQVVGQVVYQLDGKDVAKIELQVMQDVQEGSIFGKAWDWLVLTVKSLFD; from the coding sequence ATGTTTAAAAAAGTTGTAAAAAATACACCAATTATATTCGCAGCAAGTTTATTTATTGCGCCTGTTGCCTTCGCGCAGGAGATAAATCATAACATTGCTGCGCCGCAATTAAATGCGCAAACATTTATTTTAATGGATTATCATTCTGGTGCCGTGCTTGCATCACTCAATCCAGATCAGCGCCAATACCCTGCCTCACTCACAAAAATGATGACGAGCTATGTAGTTGGTGATGCATTGAAGCAAGGACGGATTCATCATAATGATATGGTTACCATTGGTGAGAGTGCTTGGGGTAAAAACTTCCCTGGTTCTTCCAAAATGTTTTTAAATCTAAACCAACAAGTTTCAGTTTCAGACTTAAATCGTGGTGTGATTATTGTCTCTGGAAATGATGCCTCTGTGGCAATTGCGGAGCATGTTGCGGGTTCTGTGCCAGCGTTTGTCAGTGCGATGAATAAATATGTGACACAGTTTGGATTGAAAAATACGCATTTTACTACTGTGCATGGATTAGATGATGAAAACCAATATTCTTCTGCGCGAGATATGGCAATTATCGGTGCACGTTTAATTCATGATTTGCCTGATGAATATCGTATTTATGCAGAAAAAGATTTTACGTTTAATAAAATTAAACAGAATAACCGCAATGGTTTATTGTGGGATAAAACCTTACAAGTTGATGGGATTAAAACAGGTCATACAGACAAAGCAGGTTATAACCTCGTTTCTTCTGCAGTAAATGGCAATAGTATGCGTTTAATCTCGGTGGTTATGGGAGTCCCAACAATTAAAGGTAGAGAGGTTGAAACCAAAAAATTATTACAATGGGGGTTTGCTAACTTTGATACCTTGAAAACATTAGAGGCGGGGAAAGCGGTTTCTGAACAAGCGGTTTACTATGGAAATAGCAGTAATGTGACTTTAGGTGTATTAGAGGACAGGTTTATTACGATTCCTAAAGGCAAACAAACGGATCTCAAAGCCCGTTATGAATTGCAAACAAAATATTTAAAAGCGCCATTAGCAAAAGGGCAAGTGGTTGGGCAAGTGGTCTATCAACTTGACGGTAAAGATGTTGCAAAAATTGAGTTACAAGTGATGCAAGATGTGCAAGAAGGTAGCATTTTTGGCAAAGCATGGGATTGGTTAGTGTTAACCGTAAAAAGTTTATTTGATTAA
- a CDS encoding lipoprotein (COG0797 Lipoproteins) encodes MIKQKIFRILTALLAVLFTVYVQAETTKALFGLPGPTLLHQQPEIKSHTYVVKGVRYRTQTTHEARNYSDEGIASFYHRKFHGRKTSSGEVYNENRYTAAHKSLPMNAYVLVTNLRNNRKVIVRINDRGPFVKNRVIDLSRTAAKEIGLIGSGLSNVRVEIFSVDQQGKISGPATQTLAKLAKNQEVLKRLEISVVDSEKTTISKGREKSKQIEHITTYKIRVLNFESKESALSLIKRLRRDDIHIELKENESKVDLYFGPFTEKSEVDELKAQLRKLNYSKPLIVYTFSN; translated from the coding sequence ATGATAAAACAAAAAATTTTTCGAATACTGACCGCACTTTTAGCCGTCTTATTTACTGTATACGTGCAGGCTGAAACCACAAAGGCATTATTTGGGTTACCAGGTCCTACTCTTCTGCATCAACAGCCTGAAATTAAATCACATACTTATGTGGTTAAGGGGGTTCGTTATCGGACTCAGACAACGCATGAGGCAAGAAACTATTCTGATGAAGGTATAGCAAGCTTTTATCACCGTAAATTTCACGGCAGAAAAACATCAAGTGGAGAAGTGTATAATGAAAACCGCTATACTGCTGCACATAAAAGTCTACCGATGAACGCTTATGTGCTCGTCACAAATTTGCGTAATAATCGTAAGGTAATTGTTCGTATTAATGATAGAGGTCCCTTTGTTAAAAATAGAGTGATTGATTTATCTCGTACTGCAGCAAAAGAGATTGGTCTCATTGGGAGTGGACTCAGCAACGTCCGAGTTGAAATTTTTTCAGTTGATCAACAAGGAAAGATTTCAGGCCCAGCAACTCAAACTCTAGCGAAGCTGGCGAAAAATCAAGAGGTATTGAAACGGTTAGAAATCTCGGTTGTTGATAGCGAAAAAACTACTATAAGCAAAGGTCGTGAGAAAAGTAAACAAATTGAACACATTACGACATATAAAATTCGTGTACTTAATTTTGAGAGCAAAGAATCAGCGTTGTCTCTCATTAAACGGCTTAGACGTGATGATATCCATATTGAGTTGAAGGAAAATGAGAGCAAAGTTGATCTATATTTTGGACCTTTTACTGAAAAGTCTGAGGTGGATGAATTAAAAGCACAATTAAGAAAACTTAATTATTCAAAACCATTAATTGTGTACACATTTAGTAATTAA